The DNA region TACTATGTATGCTCCTTATAAACTATATATAGGTTGTTTGCATCACCTATGCATGAATCATGATtaatttacttttgtttaattCTAGTAGCTATTGACCTATGCGTTGGTTATGCCTCATTTGCTTGTCTATTTCAATTATAGACATGACTGTTTTTTATGTGATTGCCTTGTAATGTGCACTAATTATTAACACTGAATTAAGTGCTTTCTTGttcattcttaatttctttctgtATGAATTAAAATGTGAATATTCATTCtcgttttttttcttgttaactTGGTTGTTTGTGTCACTAATGCAAGAACCATGTTTATTTTGCATGACTTTAGATAGTAATTGTTGGATGAACTTGAAGGGATTCAATGGATACAGAATTCAAAACAATTGAGGCAAGCATAATGTCTATGCTTGGCCAACTCCAATCTGAGGGTGGCATCCTACAAAGAATGGTATACAAGAATAAGAACCAGCACCGACGCGGTTCCTATTTCCAGCGTCTTTTGAAGGTTCCCCACTACACATTATACATTATAGTTTCTCTACAGTCGCTGTTCAATATGAGTTTTCTTAATGCTTGGCATTTTCACAGTTTCATGAaagctttctttctttttgtaatatacaaattttaaaagtaattgcaTTTGTGTGGAAATTTGAATGGAAATGTGTATTTACATTTAAGTTTTCATGATGCAATGTGTATTTATGTCCTTTTTGGATTTTGTGCTGTGCTGTATTGTAATTTGCAGGTAAGGAGGGATTTAAGGCTGCTGCAATTGGCAAACTTGGAGGAGCTTGTAACATCATGTTTGCTTGTTATCAAAGAAGATAGACCAAAACAGAAGCTTCATCTTTTAGAGAGGTAGGTTTAACTTATTTCTAACAAGTTTTTGGTTGATGTTTTTCCAATTCATGTACAAAGAATCAATtcagatataaaattattatagccAACAAGGTAACATGATTGAATGCTTAGTGCTTACAATATGTAGTGTTTAAAGTGCTGATATAGTCAGTGATATttcaattatgacctctccaactCTAACCCCTGATTTTAGTAGCAGTATTCCTTAATgactgaatttttattttattttacttttttttgggaCTGGGGAGGAGGGAGGAGGGGGGGATAGTATGCCTCAGGTGCGTATAGCACATTGACATGGGgatccttctttttttcaatatgCTCAATTCAATTTTGTTTGGCCTTTTCTTTTGTGTAGTATGTGCAAGGCAAAGAGAAAGGAATTGGAAAACTTTGAAATTCTAATTTTACATCTCATGAAAATGGGAAGTGACAATTTTTAATCTTCATGTCAAGAGAAGTGATACAGTAGACCATTATTCTGACCTGCACATTGTGGACTTATGGTTAAAGAATTTGTATATATGGATGTGGCAACATTATTATTCCAAAATACGATTTCAATTTTGTGAGATGGCTTACTCTCTCTTTGCATAATTGAACATCTCAGTCATACTTCattgtttgaatttatttttggttttcaaaatatatttgtgaTGAAATTTCCCCTTTGGTATGTCTTTATGATAATATTGCAAGTCCTGTcttgttgatgatgatattgtTCTACTTACTGTTTCATTACAgcttaaaaaggagaaaatgtcaTAATGAAAAGCATAATTTTATGGAGCGTCTGTTAGGTGTTGCACACTTACTAGTAGAGGTGAAATTGCTGATAAATATTATTGTTGCTCTAACTCTCTTTCTTACTTTGTACATTAAGATCAGTGTGTTCATGCTGTGGTAACTCACTTGCCGTCCTCTTTCCATTAATAGTATGACTATAACGAGTATTTCTCACTAAAATCAAATTGTTTATGACTCTAATATGAATCATTTTCCCTATGCATCATTATAGATTTAACATTGGATTGCTTATTTTTATGGAACCCATTATCCTATCTCAATTTGTGTTCTGTTTCTCATGCAGATGGTTGAACCAATACTGAAGGCTGCATCATATCCTTCTGCTTCTGCTAATAGTCTAATTTGATTTGTGTTTTAATGGTTAGCTTATTTATTTATCCTATATGCTCATAGTTTACTTAATTGGCCATACTCTGATCAAAATTTTAGACatataaaatctttttctttcGTTTCATACATGTGTACTGGTTGATTGGTACTTGGTGTTGCCAAATGATATAACATGCTCCATAATTTGCTTGtattaatcttttttctttggctttgtttttttttccctgtGTAACTACAATACCATTTGTAAAACATTAGGAGTTTGCTTGCATACACAaattgtatataataattttatgttggaattttttttgttgcccATCTTTTGTTACTCAATTATGTTGATAATTTGCCCTTTGCATGTCTGTTGGTTGCTATTGATCTTCATTGAAACATGGACTTCTTAGTTCACACTTGCCAACTTTGATGTCATCTTCTTCCCTTTCCTTTCTAAAGCCCTAGATTATGTTTATTTCAGTGTTCTACATTTTTGGAGGCTATTTTCAGATAATGATTGGTTATTGTTAATGTCATATTTTGGTCTGTTATTTTATCCAGGGatcattattttactttatactTTGGAAAAGTAGAATacacaaagaaatttttatcatTGTTACTGCTAGTAGTGTCAGACTGCGAGTGGCCGTAGTATTCTTCTTGACCATTTTATGAGTAGTCTGTTTAAATATGCTACATCAAAGTCCTTTCCTTGACTATTTAATAGTGAGGTATCTGTATTGTTTGCTCAATCTTTTTTTATGGGATTTTCTGTGACAATTATGGCTTTGCTTGCACGTCTCCGAGTTCTGGTTCAACAAGTAAGTTTCTTGAGTTAATGTATTTAATCCAGGTTGTATCATTTTTAAGTTGGAATTTATTTAATGTGGAACACTGATGCTGGCGttgtttctaaaatttaaattaggtTGAAAGTAAACGTGATATTATTAGGATAGCACTAGATAGTATAACTCTGTGATCGTGAATTGATCTTCTAGCTCTATTGGTTTAGTTACTCAAACCTTCTTTCCCCCCCTTGTGCAGATATTACTTGATGTTGTTTCATTGTTCAACATGGTTTCTATACTCTCTATAAAGAAGCAATCAATAAAAACAACTCACAATGAAACCGAGGTTTGTTTGTATGACAAAAATCTCTGTTGTATACATATTTATGCTTAGACATGGATATGAATCTAAAGTGATATTCTAATTTCTACATgctaatatattctttttttatatatatatactattgaTGCAGGTTTTTAGAGATTTCTACCCTGTTAGTGATGATTTTGTTACATTAGAATGTGTTTGGAAATCAGACAAGTTTATATTACTCGAGAGGAAGCATAAAAGGGTGAATGAAAGTCAAGCTGTGGACTCTGGTGGAATTGTTTTTGTCCAAACATCAAAtgttaattataattgtatcGTGTCTTTTCTTGGGGGTAAGAATGGTGTGCTTGTTTCTGCTGTTCCATATTTTCCAAGTcttattagttttaatatttaattttgtgatgGGTATTTCAGTTTATGACAATTTAACTGTTTTATAACAAATGTACTGCTAACGATTTTGTCTTTTTCATATTACTATATGTTCGGACTCaacaattttatatatgaaagtACCAAACTCAATCACTTGTTAAGTTTACTTGGGAGCCAATAACCTGTTCTTTTAGTTGTTATTGTGATCTCTGGATCTCAAACATGCAAATGCTGTTAAATGCGACATAAAACTAATTAGTTTGATTGAATTGATCTTGTCATCCAAGAACACTGGAAGAAATTAGTATAAGGGATttcattgtgattttttttaatctcattgTGAATAATATCCTTGAGAATTTGTTTTCTAACGGAGTCCAATGTCATTGTGTGACCCATGAGACTGATCTCATCTAATGGGACAAGACTATtattgtttgttgttgttaatttGATCTTgtcaattttgtttgttttactttGGTTTCCTGcggcctctttgcatatgcaaggttaaggctgcgtacaacatccctcccccataccttcgcatagcgaagagcctctgggcaatggggtacgaagtttttttataCTTTGGTTTCCTGAGTTCTTTTGATTAGGATTAAAAATTGGCGTATCAACATTTGACAGTTTTTGCAAGTGATTAGTGATTTGTATTCATGAAGCTGAATAGAAACCACATAAATAAACTGCTTCTTTTCAGGATCTGGCCTTGTTGCTTtgcaaaatataaaagaaatactttTCTCTCACCTTTACTTGTGACATCACCATTTTATATCCaaagttaaattgtaatttgttGTTGTCGTTAGTTTTAACAAGTCTTGGTAAATTGTCTCTTGCAGATGATCGGTTAGTCCCAAAGAGAGTAGCAGATGTTGCTGCCAAAAAAGATCCCTGTCATATCAATGATAAGAGTACTGATTTGTTGATTGGCTCATCACCAAATGATGATAAGGAGACTATATAtaatgatgaaggagaaaatCAAGGCATCACGAAAGCCTCCATCAACAAATCTTTACCAGAGGTTGGTTTGCATGCATTATCGCCGTCTACTACCAATGATAAACTTCATTCTTGTCGAAGAAGGTGGCATTTGTCTCAATCAAGAATCTTACACTAACGTGACACAAATCTTAAATTGAAGTAACCAAACAAAGGATGACATGGGGGATTCACTTGCTAGTTTATTTACTGATGTAAATGCAAAGGGTAATTTCAAACATGACTAGCTATTGTAGTTAAACTTTTGGTGGTAACTTTATCCAAGGCTAGGAAATCTTGATTTAATAATGgtaataactaataaaattCTCTAGGGCTCTTATTGAGGATGTGATCATGAAAagtattaaatgattttatttttttttatagattcttAATGTCTCAAAGGTCGTGTGTGTTTTATTGTTTTGGTTTCTTAGCTTCTTAGCAAGTCTCTTGAGGCATACTACTCCCCACGATAACACACTACATATTGTAAATATCCAACTAAGTAGTTAGTtatcttaatttaatatttgaattaattatctGAACATGAATTGGGAAAACATCAACCAAAAAGATATAACTATCCCTATAAAAGatgtaccttttaatttgatctATATTCTTTGATAAAAAGCAAAACAAGTTACAAACTCATTTAAGTTTTTGCCAATTGCAGAAGACTTAAATTTCTCCTCGCCTACAAATTACAATATAACAAAGTTCAAGGAGGACATAAATACACAATCCATACATGGAAACTCAAATGTAAATACACATTTTTCATCTAACTTTCCACACAAAtgcaattacttttaaaatttgtatattacaaagaagaaaaaaaagctttCTTGAAAGTGTCAAAAATTAAGCAAAACGCTGACTATTGGAAATTATAATGTATTACATGTAGTGGTGAGCCTTCAAAACGAAAGACTCTGGAAATAGGAATTAAGCCGAA from Glycine soja cultivar W05 chromosome 8, ASM419377v2, whole genome shotgun sequence includes:
- the LOC114423428 gene encoding uncharacterized protein LOC114423428; amino-acid sequence: MDTEFKTIEASIMSMLGQLQSEGGILQRMVYKNKNQHRRGSYFQRLLKVRRDLRLLQLANLEELVTSCLLVIKEDRPKQKLHLLESLKRRKCHNEKHNFMERLLGVAHLLVEMVEPILKAASEVSVLFAQSFFMGFSVTIMALLARLRVLVQQILLDVVSLFNMVSILSIKKQSIKTTHNETEVFRDFYPVSDDFVTLECVWKSDKFILLERKHKRVNESQAVDSGGIVFVQTSNVNYNCIVSFLGDDRLVPKRVADVAAKKDPCHINDKSTDLLIGSSPNDDKETIYNDEGENQGITKASINKSLPEVGLHALSPSTTNDKLHSCRRRWHLSQSRILH